One stretch of Caldalkalibacillus uzonensis DNA includes these proteins:
- a CDS encoding YjcZ family sporulation protein encodes MSDGRVLPFRPFDDFALIVVLFVLLIIVGCFCFLPVHRPFCS; translated from the coding sequence ATGTCTGACGGAAGAGTCCTGCCTTTCCGGCCTTTCGATGACTTTGCGTTAATCGTTGTGTTGTTCGTCCTACTTATCATTGTCGGCTGTTTCTGTTTCTTGCCCGTTCATAGACCCTTCTGCTCCTAA